One region of Gopherus evgoodei ecotype Sinaloan lineage chromosome 16, rGopEvg1_v1.p, whole genome shotgun sequence genomic DNA includes:
- the LOC115635931 gene encoding torsin-1A-like isoform X2 has protein sequence MKLLRGPLGAALGLVLLLLSPVQTVEPISLGLALAGAASALTGLISYPRLYCYFRECCLQWEGARAGAALQEDLDKKLFGQHLVKKVIVKADQLQSWIRGNVSACGRSIFIFDEMDKMHAGLIDSIKPFLDYYEQLDGVSYRRAIFIFLSNAGAEKITEVALDFWKSGKKREDMELKDLEAGVSLSVFNNKNSGFWHSSLIDRNLIDYFVPFLPLEYKHVKMCVRVELESRGYMVDEEIVTKVAEELTYFPKEEKIYSDKGCKTVFTKLDFYYDL, from the exons ATGAAGCTGCTGCGGGGGCCGCTGGGGGCTGCCCTGGGCCTTGTGTTGCTGCTGCTGAGCCCGGTGCAGACGGTGGAGCCCATCAGCCTCGGGCTGGCGCTGGCTGGCGCCGCCTCAGCGCTCACCGGCCTCATCTCCTATCCCCGCCTCTACTGCTACTTCAGGGAGTGCTGCCTCCAGTGGGAGGGGGCCCGGGCGGGAGCAG CACTGCAGGAGGATTTGGACAAGAAACTATTTGGCCAGCACCTCGTGAAGAAGGTGATTGTGAAAGCT GACCAGTTGCAGTCATGGATTCGGGGAAATGTGAGCGCCTGTGGCAGGTCAATCTTTATATTTGATGAAATGGATAAAATGCATGCAGGACTCATTGATTCCATCAAACCGTTCTTGGACTATTACGAGCAGCTTGATGGAGTGTCCTATCGGCGAGCCATCTTCATCTTTCTCAG CAATGCGGGGGCTGAAAAGATAACAGAGGTGGCATTAGATTTCTGGAAaagtggaaagaaaagggaagacaTGGAACTCAAAGACCTGGAAGCTGGAGTGTCTCTGTCTGTCTTCAACAACAAGAATA GCGGCTTTTGGCACAGCAGCCTGATCGACAGAAACCTCATTGATTATTTTGTCCCCTTTCTGCCTCTGGAGTACAAACACGTGAAAATGTGTGTCAGGGTTGAACTTGAATCACGTGGCTACATGGTGGATGAAGAAATCGTAACCAAAGTAGCTGAGGAGTTGACCTACTTCCCCAAGGAGGAGAAAATCTACTCTGATAAAGGATGCAAAACTGTGTTCACCAAGCTGGATTTTTACTATGACTTATAA
- the LOC115635931 gene encoding torsin-1A-like isoform X1 encodes MKLLRGPLGAALGLVLLLLSPVQTVEPISLGLALAGAASALTGLISYPRLYCYFRECCLQWEGARAGAALQEDLDKKLFGQHLVKKVIVKAVSGFLNNTNPKKPLTLSLHGWTGTGKNFVSKIIAESIYEGGLNSNYVHQFVSTLHFPHAHSVGQYKDQLQSWIRGNVSACGRSIFIFDEMDKMHAGLIDSIKPFLDYYEQLDGVSYRRAIFIFLSNAGAEKITEVALDFWKSGKKREDMELKDLEAGVSLSVFNNKNSGFWHSSLIDRNLIDYFVPFLPLEYKHVKMCVRVELESRGYMVDEEIVTKVAEELTYFPKEEKIYSDKGCKTVFTKLDFYYDL; translated from the exons ATGAAGCTGCTGCGGGGGCCGCTGGGGGCTGCCCTGGGCCTTGTGTTGCTGCTGCTGAGCCCGGTGCAGACGGTGGAGCCCATCAGCCTCGGGCTGGCGCTGGCTGGCGCCGCCTCAGCGCTCACCGGCCTCATCTCCTATCCCCGCCTCTACTGCTACTTCAGGGAGTGCTGCCTCCAGTGGGAGGGGGCCCGGGCGGGAGCAG CACTGCAGGAGGATTTGGACAAGAAACTATTTGGCCAGCACCTCGTGAAGAAGGTGATTGTGAAAGCTGTGAGTGGCTTCTTGAACAATACAAACCCCAAAAAGCCTCTCACCCTCTCCTTGCATGGGTGGACTGGTACTGGCAAAAACTTCGTCAGTAAAATAATTGCAGAGAGTATCTACGAAGGAGGCCTGAACAGCAATTATGTCCATCAGTTTGTGTCCACTTTGCATTTTCCCCATGCACATAGTGTTGGCCAGTACAAG GACCAGTTGCAGTCATGGATTCGGGGAAATGTGAGCGCCTGTGGCAGGTCAATCTTTATATTTGATGAAATGGATAAAATGCATGCAGGACTCATTGATTCCATCAAACCGTTCTTGGACTATTACGAGCAGCTTGATGGAGTGTCCTATCGGCGAGCCATCTTCATCTTTCTCAG CAATGCGGGGGCTGAAAAGATAACAGAGGTGGCATTAGATTTCTGGAAaagtggaaagaaaagggaagacaTGGAACTCAAAGACCTGGAAGCTGGAGTGTCTCTGTCTGTCTTCAACAACAAGAATA GCGGCTTTTGGCACAGCAGCCTGATCGACAGAAACCTCATTGATTATTTTGTCCCCTTTCTGCCTCTGGAGTACAAACACGTGAAAATGTGTGTCAGGGTTGAACTTGAATCACGTGGCTACATGGTGGATGAAGAAATCGTAACCAAAGTAGCTGAGGAGTTGACCTACTTCCCCAAGGAGGAGAAAATCTACTCTGATAAAGGATGCAAAACTGTGTTCACCAAGCTGGATTTTTACTATGACTTATAA
- the LOC115635931 gene encoding torsin-1A-like isoform X3, with amino-acid sequence MKLLRGPLGAALGLVLLLLSPVQTVEPISLGLALAGAASALTGLISYPRLYCYFRECCLQWEGARAGAALQEDLDKKLFGQHLVKKVIVKAVSGFLNNTNPKKPLTLSLHGWTGTGKNFVSKIIAESIYEGGLNSNYVHQFVSTLHFPHAHSVGQYKDQLQSWIRGNVSACGRSIFIFDEMDKMHAGLIDSIKPFLDYYEQLDGVSYRRAIFIFLSNAGAEKITEVALDFWKSGKKREDMELKDLEAGVSLSVFNNKNTLFLSHNTSCSEEMVT; translated from the exons ATGAAGCTGCTGCGGGGGCCGCTGGGGGCTGCCCTGGGCCTTGTGTTGCTGCTGCTGAGCCCGGTGCAGACGGTGGAGCCCATCAGCCTCGGGCTGGCGCTGGCTGGCGCCGCCTCAGCGCTCACCGGCCTCATCTCCTATCCCCGCCTCTACTGCTACTTCAGGGAGTGCTGCCTCCAGTGGGAGGGGGCCCGGGCGGGAGCAG CACTGCAGGAGGATTTGGACAAGAAACTATTTGGCCAGCACCTCGTGAAGAAGGTGATTGTGAAAGCTGTGAGTGGCTTCTTGAACAATACAAACCCCAAAAAGCCTCTCACCCTCTCCTTGCATGGGTGGACTGGTACTGGCAAAAACTTCGTCAGTAAAATAATTGCAGAGAGTATCTACGAAGGAGGCCTGAACAGCAATTATGTCCATCAGTTTGTGTCCACTTTGCATTTTCCCCATGCACATAGTGTTGGCCAGTACAAG GACCAGTTGCAGTCATGGATTCGGGGAAATGTGAGCGCCTGTGGCAGGTCAATCTTTATATTTGATGAAATGGATAAAATGCATGCAGGACTCATTGATTCCATCAAACCGTTCTTGGACTATTACGAGCAGCTTGATGGAGTGTCCTATCGGCGAGCCATCTTCATCTTTCTCAG CAATGCGGGGGCTGAAAAGATAACAGAGGTGGCATTAGATTTCTGGAAaagtggaaagaaaagggaagacaTGGAACTCAAAGACCTGGAAGCTGGAGTGTCTCTGTCTGTCTTCAACAACAAGAATA
- the C16H9orf78 gene encoding telomere length and silencing protein 1 homolog isoform X1, giving the protein MPSGKVFRRRRADSEDEEEDEQVTEEVRLKLEEAKEVQSLRRRPNGVSAAALLVGEKLQEETTLADDPFKIKTGGMVDMKKLKERGKDRINEEEDLNLGTSFSAETNRRDEDADMMKYIETELKKRKGIVESEEQKVKLKNAEDCLYELPESIRVSSAKKTEEMLSNQMLSGIPEVDLGIDAKIKNIIFTEDAKARLLAEQQNKKKDSETSFVPTNMAVNYVQHNRFYHEELSAPVRRNKEEPKARPLRVGDTEKPEPERSPPNRKRPPNEKATDDYHYEKFKKMNRRY; this is encoded by the exons ATGCCGTCGGGGAAGGTTTTCCGCCGGCGGAGAGCGGACTCCGAGGAcgaggaggaggatgagcaggTCACCGAGGAGGTCAG ATTAAAACTTGAGGAAGCAAAAGAAGTTCAGAGTCTCAGAAGACGGCCCAATGGGGTGAG TGCTGCAGCCCTGCTTGTTGGGGAGAAATTGCAAGAAGAGACAACGTTGGCG gaTGATCCCTTTAAGATAAAGACCGGTGGGATGGTGGACATGAAGAAGCTGAAAGAACGCGGCAAGGACAG GATTAATGAAGAGGAGGACCTCAATCTGGGAACCTCTTTCTCAGCAGAAACCAACAGGCGGGATGAGGATGCTGACAT gaTGAAGTACATTGagacagagctgaagaagaggaagGGGATTGTAGAAAGCGAGGAGCAGAAGGTGAAGCTGAAGAATGCCGAGGACTGTCTGTACGAGCTGCCAGAGAGCATCCGCGTCTCTTCAGCCAAGAAGACCGAAGAGATGCTGTCCAATCAGATGCTGAGTGGCATTCCTGAAGTGGATCTGGGAATAGA cgcaaaaataaaaaacataatcTTTACTGAGGATGCCAAGGCAAGGCTGCTGGcggagcagcaaaacaaaaagaaagacagTGAAACCTCCTTTGTTCCCACAAACATGGCTGTGAACTACGTCCAGCACAACAGAT TCTACCATGAGGAGTTGAGTGCACCAGTGAGGAGGAATAAAGAAGAACCAAAAGCCCGTCCACTGAGAGTGGGGGATACGGAGAAGCCAGAACCCGAGC GGTCCCCGCCGAATCGCAAGCGCCCACCCAATGAGAAAGCAACAGATGACTACCACTATGAGAAATTCAAGAAGATGAACAGACGATACTGA
- the C16H9orf78 gene encoding telomere length and silencing protein 1 homolog isoform X2, translated as MSRSPRRLKLEEAKEVQSLRRRPNGVSAAALLVGEKLQEETTLADDPFKIKTGGMVDMKKLKERGKDRINEEEDLNLGTSFSAETNRRDEDADMMKYIETELKKRKGIVESEEQKVKLKNAEDCLYELPESIRVSSAKKTEEMLSNQMLSGIPEVDLGIDAKIKNIIFTEDAKARLLAEQQNKKKDSETSFVPTNMAVNYVQHNRFYHEELSAPVRRNKEEPKARPLRVGDTEKPEPERSPPNRKRPPNEKATDDYHYEKFKKMNRRY; from the exons atgagcaggTCACCGAGGAG ATTAAAACTTGAGGAAGCAAAAGAAGTTCAGAGTCTCAGAAGACGGCCCAATGGGGTGAG TGCTGCAGCCCTGCTTGTTGGGGAGAAATTGCAAGAAGAGACAACGTTGGCG gaTGATCCCTTTAAGATAAAGACCGGTGGGATGGTGGACATGAAGAAGCTGAAAGAACGCGGCAAGGACAG GATTAATGAAGAGGAGGACCTCAATCTGGGAACCTCTTTCTCAGCAGAAACCAACAGGCGGGATGAGGATGCTGACAT gaTGAAGTACATTGagacagagctgaagaagaggaagGGGATTGTAGAAAGCGAGGAGCAGAAGGTGAAGCTGAAGAATGCCGAGGACTGTCTGTACGAGCTGCCAGAGAGCATCCGCGTCTCTTCAGCCAAGAAGACCGAAGAGATGCTGTCCAATCAGATGCTGAGTGGCATTCCTGAAGTGGATCTGGGAATAGA cgcaaaaataaaaaacataatcTTTACTGAGGATGCCAAGGCAAGGCTGCTGGcggagcagcaaaacaaaaagaaagacagTGAAACCTCCTTTGTTCCCACAAACATGGCTGTGAACTACGTCCAGCACAACAGAT TCTACCATGAGGAGTTGAGTGCACCAGTGAGGAGGAATAAAGAAGAACCAAAAGCCCGTCCACTGAGAGTGGGGGATACGGAGAAGCCAGAACCCGAGC GGTCCCCGCCGAATCGCAAGCGCCCACCCAATGAGAAAGCAACAGATGACTACCACTATGAGAAATTCAAGAAGATGAACAGACGATACTGA